The following proteins are co-located in the Pelecanus crispus isolate bPelCri1 chromosome 5, bPelCri1.pri, whole genome shotgun sequence genome:
- the DPH2 gene encoding 2-(3-amino-3-carboxypropyl)histidine synthase subunit 2: MATAFSSDGEAALRRELGPAAAAPQGDLDGFYEMGRAAAFVRGGGFRKVALQFPDELLADAAAVAARMEAATGAEMYVLGDTTYGSCCVDEVAAEHAGAEAVLHYGPACLSPCRKLPVLHIFGQQPLDIEHCAEVFRELYPDRQSHVVVLSDVVYAHAMGELEQQLRPEYPNIVFSRVVCGDPPGPAPPGEVRQFGRQFPVEAPGGLQDCAMFYVGAEGLALTSFMLTWNCCPFSSFDPATGCGRRETLNVSRALMRRLYLVERARDARVVGILVGTLGVAGYLAVLQHLRELLRRAGKRSYTLAVGKPNPAKLANFLEVDIFVLVACTQNSLLDSSDFYRPVVTPYELELACNPAREWTGNYLTDFRDLLPGACAHIELPPAVPAAEAVPDISLITGEMRAAHLCDPPTPQLPPSTTLACRDQTRALAEISPAASFLESRSWRGLEQQLGQTPVSKAVQGRRGIAIAYEDEARKQP; the protein is encoded by the exons ATGGCAACGGCCTTCAGCAGCGACGGGGAGGCCGCGCTGCGGCGGGAGctgggcccggcggcggcggcgccgcagGGGGACCTCGATGGCTTCTACGAGAtgggccgggccgccgccttTGTGCGGGGCGGAGGGTTCCGCAAG GTCGCTCTCCAGTTCCCCGACGAGCTCCTGGCGGacgcggcggcggtggcggcccGGATGGAGGCGGCGACCGGGGCCGAGATGTACGTCCTGGGAGACACCACGTATGGCAG CTGCTGTGTGGACGAAGTGGCCGCCGAGCATGCGGGTGCCGAGGCGGTGCTGCACTACGGCCCGGCCTGCCTGAGCCCCTGCAGAAAGCTCCCGGTGCTGCACATCTTCGGGCAGCAGCCCCTGGACATCGAGCATTGTGCAGAGGTCTTCCGGGAGCTCTaccccgaccggcagagccaTGTGGTGGTGCTGAGCGATGTGGTCTATGCCCATGCAATGG GtgagctggagcagcagttGCGCCCTGAGTACCCCAATATTGTTTTCTCCAGAGTCGTGTGCGGCGATCCTCCTGGCCCCGCACCACCCGGGGAGGTGCGGCAGTTTGGTCGCCAGTTCCCTGTGGAGGCGCCGGGTGGACTGCAGGACTGTGCCATGTTCTACGTGGGAGCTGAGGGCCTGGCCCTCACCAGCTTCATGCTGACCTGGAACTGCTGCCCCTTCAGCTCCTTTGATCCTGCCACCGGCTGCGGCCGCCGCGAGACCCTCAACGTCAGCCGGGCCCTGATGCGACGCCTCTACCTGGTGGAACGGGCCCGGGACGCCCGGGTGGTGGGCATCCTGGTGGGCACCCTCGGCGTGGCGGGCtacctggctgtgctgcagcacctcCGGGAGCTTCTGCGCCGGGCCGGCAAGCGCAGCTACACACTGGCTGTGGGGAAGCCGAATCCTGCCAAGCTGGCCAACTTCCTGGAGGTGGACATCTTCGTCCTGGTGGCCTGCACTCAGAACTCCCTGCTGGACTCCAGCGACTTCTACCGGCCTGTTGTGACCCCCTATGAGCTGGAGCTGGCCTGTAACCCAGCCCGCGAATGGACGGGGAACTACCTCACTGACTTTCGAGACCTGCTGCCAG GTGCCTGTGCGCACATTGAGCTCCCACCGGCCGTCCCTGCGGCAGAGGCTGTTCCTGACATCTCGCTGATCACAGGGGAGATGCGCGCCGCCCACCTCTGTGACCCCCCgaccccccagctgccccccagcaccacgCTGGCCTGCAGGGATCAGACGCGGGCCCTCGCAGAGATCAGCCCTGCTG cctccTTCCTGGAGTCCCGCAGCTGGCGGggcctggagcagcagctggggcagacACCCGTCTCCAAGGCTGTGCAGGGCCGACGAGGGATTGCCATTGCCTACGAGGATGAGGCGCGCAAGCAACCCTGA